CCAAAAAAAATGCAGCAGAGGTTTGGCGAACCAGAAGGAGCTTTTATTCAAGGATAACCACTTGTTGCTGATCGTTATATGTGTCTATAACCGATGGTTATAGCTGTTATTGAGGTGCTCGGCAAAGATTTATCCTCTTGTACACCCTCAAGGACCTCAACTAAGCATGATCTAAGTTTTGACTGCAGAAGCATGGAAATACATTCTTCTAGCAAAACCAGATAGGTAGGCACCCTCTTTAAAAATCTAATCGGGAAAAATCATACACAACAATAAGTTAATAAAGGATGATCATAAGGTGAGACTGAATGAACAGATGAGGTGACGCACACCAAAATATATTAAGACGTGAAAAAGTAATGGTAAAAGAAACAAATGTGTTAACAGAGACAGTAAGTTAAACTttaaataaaacaatgcaagTCAATTCAAAgattaaaattacataaatgaCAACTAAAAACTCAATTCTCTGCTAGCACCCAAAACAACTTGAGGTGTTTTTTCAGTACAGATTGAAACCATTCCCATTTTATGAATAGAGCACTAAACAGAAACATCAACCACTATGCAATTAGAAACCCCAACACTTCATGATTTTGGGTTAATACAAACCTAAACCCATTGATTGGAGCTTTTCCTTTGACCTTAAGGACAAGCCATGAAAAATAGTTTCTTTTAAAGAGATTAATCATATCTCATAATCTCATATATCATGTCAACATTACATTCCTCAAGGAAAACTTTGATGCTTCATTGGGAACCACAACTGCCTTCAGTAATGAGTGCTCTATCATTTTCTGCCATGTGTGCATTAATCTTGTAAATTATTTCAGTCTGCCACACAAAGACAAAAACAATTAGCTGAATACGATTCTGTAAGCAGATGAAAACCACATGGTATGAATTTTTCATGTGATGTGGCCAAAGGTATCAGACATACTTGTTCATAAGCATGGCAACGATCTGCTCTCTCTCCATGTGTTAATGATCCAATAGATTCATTGCAGCTGAAaacacaaacaacaacaaagaatCATAAACCAACTTTCCAAGGGCCAAATGGATAAAATTCGTTCATCAGGAGAACACTTCCATCATATTATTTTACTCTTGGACCTTAATAGGACCCTGGCTTCTTGAGATGAGCTATTGAGCATCAGGCACCAGAGGCATGCATTTTTTATTATGGAAAGGGATTTTAAAACAGTGAAACAGTTGAATAAAAaggtggaagaagaaaaaggggaagaaggtgGTGGTTGTGCTTAGAGCAGAACCAAGGCTACGAGACTTTGGCCATGTGCTTGTGAATTGTGATGCTACTAACTCTTTCATTATGCAATGGTCAAGCATCCAGGAATTTCTGACTCCGAAAGAACTCCGTTGGCATTCTAGTGATCAGGTATTACAAGTGAACATCAAATTATATCAGTTCTGTGGTAAAAGGGGGCGgctcaatttaatttttttttttttctatactaCACTGATACTATTGCTTTTTTTCACTTTACATTAACAAAACCACCTAGGTGAGGTATGCCTATCACACTATGCATAACTATGATGATCCCATTGTTCTTTCCAAAACTACAGTAATATGCAATTTTTAAAAGTTTGTTTGgtaagaaaaagatgaaaattaaGCTGAAAAAAGTGGGACAACCAAAGACTGATCTAATGCACAAgtccaccaccccccccccgcccccaatTAACATCTTCCATAGAGTGAATCAGCATCTTTCTTCCCAGCTATAAGCTGATGTCATTCAAAACGCACTTACAAGACCAAAGTTTAAGTCTAATATCAgataaattatgctagctacgAGCCAAGACCAACCCAACATAATCATAATAACCATGCGACAGTATTAGACGACCACTCTCAAACACTTGCACTATTTTCCATCTCCTGAATTCTATGTAAATAGGCTTCTCCAAAAGATGAACAGACATTTGATATaatcaaaaaaattttgaaaaacagaTTCcgccccacccccacccctcaaTTGCTAGCAAAGCATTTGAAATTCTTGTTTACTATAACAAAGGTAGGTGACAAAATACCTAGCCTCATTTAGTACAGTCAAAAACCTCTTCTGAAGTGCTAACACTTCTCCAGCAGCCTTTTTCCCAGCTTCCACACCTGAAATATAGTTATGAACATTAGAACAGGAAAGACTGATTAGAAAAATACATATAGCCTGAGAAATTGCACACTTTGATGCAGTCTAATAAAGATGATGAGacaaaaatgccaaaaaaaaaaaactggttggTGATAGGCATTAATATTGATGAAGGATGCATAAAACCCAACAGCTTGTTCATACAATGCTATTAAGCACCCACAGATCTAGGTGTCACTTCTTGCAATATAACGGTAATGGATTCACGGTCACTGGCATAAAGGGTGGATCTTGTTCCCTATTACAAAGTCACAATCAGCATTTGGCAAGGTGTGGTACAAAGAAAAACCTACTTAGTTTTCTGTAGCCAACATTTATATTGAACTATTCATCCATAAAAGCATTCAAATTAGATTTCAACCAGTAGAAAAAAATGCAGTCAAGTAGTGTTGTATGATCAGCTGCACAACAATGCAAATATTCCTTCATGTAACGTGAtaaaaccaaatatggaatttGGGTTGATTCTACTTCTACATGGACATATACATTCAGGGTAAACAGTTCCATCAAACTTGCACAACCATAGATGGCTGGCAGTGAGAAGTAATAATAATGATTTTTGGGATATTTAAAGTAAAAATGAATGGCAATGTAACTCCCATCTGGTAACTAACTACTTCTACCATGGTACAGGAATCCATAGTTCAGAACAAGATGCCCTGAATGTAGCTATCTAGAATTTTATTGTGTTGATGGCTTATAAATTTATGACTTAAGCAGGAAAATTACTTTAAGAACTTCCAATAATGGAAAACTCTAGCTGACCAATAAAAACTTGAACATAACCAGTCCAAGGGAacataaatagtaaaaaaaatagaaaaagggtgTGGAAAAAGCATGTTACAAGACATGTTAAAAAACAGAGCATAAGTCAAATTTATCAAGAACTATACCTCTAATTTTCCAAGGACTTgcaatgattttgatttcagaaCGATTCCTTTAGAAAGCAAACTGACAGCATGCATAGACATGAGAAGGGTAGCATCATTGTTTGAATGACATTTGAATTTTTCAACTCTTCGAGCAATTGAGAGTTTCATCTTGAGAATAACAGCAGCAATGTCTGTTCCCTCAAACACATGAAGAACAGCTTCTATGTTTCCTTTTTGATACTCAAGCCTCTCTAACAATGCTCTAGCCTCCTACAAATAGGAAAACTGTTTGAGCTTCATAAACAAATTCATAGACCAAAAGATATAGAGAAACCAGTTTTTGATTCCATAATGCGTGGAAAGCTACCCATTATTTTAAGAGAATAGGAGTTTAAGAAGACAAACAATTTTGTAACTTTTATTAGGGGAATATAATGTTAAAGGTGCATGATGGCAGGTCCAACTAAACAGATTTGTCGAAGGATGACCAATGCCTCGATTCAACAGCTTAGGATGCCATGATGTATGGTATGTTTTTTTACTCTGGTCAAGGCTAATGAAATGCTCCAGCTTTTTCTCTCAACACTCCATCCTTGTACAATATGTTGGGGTTAAAAGGTGCAGTGAAGTGTATTGTATATAGGGGTGACAATTGTTTTGACCTGAAATACTCTCTAGAGCCTTGGTCATGATTTTTGCTTATTGTTTCAATTAGCAATGCAAATGAGATTGCCCTTATACATGGACCACACTACAATTAGAATTAGTTAACCAGGCCTAAGAAAGTCCTATTGCAGCCTGTTAAAGAGcagtcaaaggatgaaggaacttttcttctcatttttgctCATATATATGAAATAAAAGGACATCCAAAATGGAGTACATAAACCTTGCCCTGTGTACTATAGAACAATATTATCCAAAATTACAGCAAAAGGATGAGGGAGACAAATCTTCCTTgtagtatttatttatttatttttttttgtaagactTGTAGTATTCAAGTAAGCTACAAGTAAGAAATCTTACCTAGACCAAGTATTTAAAATACTAATCTAATCAAGAGAAAACAATCTCCGACGCCATTCTGGAAAATTATGCAGTGAAAgagaaaatgttcaaaatatcCCAAACGTGTGATCAGTTGGGATATATTTTTTCTCAAGAATGTCCCGAATCTGTAGTCAGTTGACATAAGGGTACAATATTCTATATtaatgaaacaaaaattaaaataataaaagcatTGTCATCCTAATACActttaaaaataagaataagGTGAAAAGATGCAAGACACCTTCGTAAGAATTAGAATCGGAACTAATAATTCGGTGAACCATACATACCGAGTCCAGCGCGAAGAGATGCCTGAAGTAAAAAAATTCCAGAGAAATCCTAATTAAAACATAAGAATCAGACAGGGGTAGGGAGTGAAAATGCAGTCTACAAAACCTAATTCCGAGAAAGACTATAGAAAGAGAAGGTtaaggggaggaagagagagatagagaaataCAAAGAAGATTGAATGTGGAGGGGATTAGACTCACAACTTGCTCAACTTTCTTTGATCCAAAGCTTGGAGTAGGGAGTCAGCAATGAAGAACGACAGAAGTAGCAGAGTCGTGCGTAAGCGATTTGGATCGTTTGATCCATGCCTGTATAAATAAACATTTAGGGAAGTACAATATAAACAAGTGCTCGAGGTAATGGTCGCTCCTGGCTTCTCTGATGGTGAAGGTGGCGTTCTCGCTCCAACAATCCTCAAGGAAGGGTAGGGATTGTGGAGGTGACGGTAGAGACGCCGACAAGGTTGAGGCCTCCAATCCACAAATGTAAGAAGCGAGGGAGTGGAGTAGAAGGGAAGGAAGTGGGGGTGAAGATTAGAAGAGAAGTAGCAGAATAAGGACGGAGATTGGAAGGGGAGAGAGACGTCCTTTGAAGATATTAATCTCCTACGACATATAATAGGAAAGCCACAAACTTACATAAGTCATGCAGTTATATGTATGATAGCATGATATTGATGAAAAATTCTACCAGTCTGATGTTGCTTACGCACAGACATAGTAAGACATAGTAAGACGCGAAAATAAAACTTTGTCCCACTGCCCCATGCGCTAAAGATGTTCCACGCATCCTCCCATTAGTCCTATATATTGGTGTTGCCTACACAAAACTAACAAAACTAGcagagttctttttcccatatttttaaTAAAGGTAAATCCTGTCAGTTTTTCTTTTATGGGTAAacaaaaaactattaaaaaaaaagagaaagagaaatacaaagCCAAACCACTAGGCTAACCAAAGGCCAATGCCCAAATAAATGAACAACCAAGGGGAGGGGACAAACAACCATCAAGGGAATACAAGAAAACTAGGGTAGGGGCAAATTAcatgccaagaaaataatggaacactaaataaagggagaggggacaaacaaaagaaaagatacTACATCAAAATTAGGGGGAAGGAGAGACAAGTGGAAGATCCCAAGCCAAAGCAAGATGCTAATTTCTAAAAGAATCTGGGCACCTGGCACACCTATATAAGATTTTATTTCTCACCTCGAAGGTGATGGCATTTCA
This genomic stretch from Macadamia integrifolia cultivar HAES 741 unplaced genomic scaffold, SCU_Mint_v3 scaffold530, whole genome shotgun sequence harbors:
- the LOC122069073 gene encoding uncharacterized protein LOC122069073, giving the protein MDSVCGFPIICRRRLISSKDVSLPFQSPSLFCYFSSNLHPHFLPFYSTPSLLTFVDWRPQPCRRLYRHLHNPYPSLRIVGARTPPSPSEKPGATITSSTCLYCTSLNVYLYRHGSNDPNRLRTTLLLLSFFIADSLLQALDQRKLSKLHLFALDSEARALLERLEYQKGNIEAVLHVFEGTDIAAVILKMKLSIARRVEKFKCHSNNDATLLMSMHAVSLLSKGIVLKSKSLQVLGKLEVWKLGKRLLEKC